From Phycisphaerae bacterium, the proteins below share one genomic window:
- the gyrA gene encoding DNA gyrase subunit A: protein MSESQPEAIRNLPIVDEMQDSYLRYAMSVIVARALPDVRDGLKPSQRRILVAMNDLKLGPRGAHRKCAKISGDTTGNYHPHGDAVVYPTLVRMAQPFALRYPLIDGQGNFGSIDGDPPAAMRYTEARMAPPTVDMMDDIDKETVDFVPNYDETTTEPVVLPSKFPNLLVNGCTGIAVGMATNIAPHNLGEICDGLLALIANPEVSIPELMKIVPGPDFPTGGMICGRQGILDAYTRGRGSLTLRAKTHQEEMKGDRVRIVVDEIPFNIIKNTITEKIAECVKEGRLPEVSDVRDESDRKHAIRLVVECKSGVSPEVVLNKLYEYTPLQTTFAVINIALVGKQPQTLTIKQLMEHYLEHRKDIITRRTRYLLRKARQRAHILEGLILALGDIDAIIELIRKSPNPDAAKTRLMERKLRLAESSALTKLLPETFARRAATSDQFLTGVQAAAILAMQLQRLTGLEVEKLAGEYTKIVEEIEGYQAMLRDPALVLDVIREDLHEMKAKYADQRRTEITAAVGEFRMEELIEDLPMIVTISHEGYIKRVPVDTYRSQGRGGRGIRGSDTKEGDFVEDLFVASTHNYLLFFTNRGRIYWLKVYDIPEMARTARGRSIANLLKLQDNERHTAVLPVSQFEEKFIFFATAKGTVKRTALGAFSNPRPSGIIAISLDPDDTLIGAALSSDEDEIVLGTRQGMAIRYQQTDVRAMGRAAGGVRGISLHRDDVVVDLVVIRPGMSLLTVCENGYGKRTDIEEYRLQKRGGSGVINIKATERNGLVVALRSVTDADELMLITAKGIMLRTAVSETREIGRATQGVRLIRLDEGDKVVSVARVAKDEADEAETPPAGSGGVALEGPAGDSDGGPAAPDGTESAE from the coding sequence ATGAGCGAATCACAACCCGAAGCCATTCGTAATCTTCCCATCGTCGATGAGATGCAGGATTCCTACCTGCGCTACGCGATGAGCGTCATCGTCGCGCGGGCCCTGCCGGATGTCCGCGACGGTCTTAAGCCGTCCCAGCGCCGCATCCTCGTGGCCATGAACGACCTCAAGCTCGGGCCGCGAGGGGCGCACCGCAAATGCGCGAAGATCTCCGGCGACACGACGGGCAACTATCACCCGCACGGGGACGCGGTGGTTTATCCCACGCTCGTACGCATGGCGCAGCCGTTCGCGCTGCGTTACCCGTTGATTGATGGCCAGGGCAATTTCGGGTCGATCGACGGCGATCCGCCGGCCGCGATGCGTTACACGGAAGCGCGCATGGCCCCGCCGACCGTGGACATGATGGACGACATCGACAAGGAGACGGTCGATTTCGTGCCGAACTACGACGAGACGACGACGGAGCCGGTCGTGCTGCCGTCGAAGTTCCCGAACCTGCTCGTGAACGGCTGTACGGGCATCGCGGTGGGGATGGCGACAAATATCGCGCCGCACAATTTGGGGGAGATTTGCGACGGTCTGCTGGCGTTGATCGCGAATCCCGAGGTCTCGATACCCGAGCTGATGAAGATCGTCCCTGGCCCGGACTTTCCGACGGGCGGGATGATCTGCGGGCGGCAGGGGATTCTGGACGCCTACACGCGGGGCCGGGGGTCCCTCACGCTGCGCGCCAAGACGCATCAGGAGGAGATGAAGGGCGATCGGGTTCGGATCGTCGTGGACGAGATTCCCTTCAATATCATCAAGAACACGATCACCGAGAAGATCGCAGAGTGCGTGAAGGAGGGGCGGCTGCCCGAGGTGAGCGACGTGCGGGACGAATCGGATCGCAAGCACGCGATCCGGCTGGTCGTCGAGTGCAAGTCGGGCGTGAGTCCCGAAGTGGTGTTGAACAAGCTGTACGAATACACGCCGCTGCAAACGACGTTTGCGGTGATCAACATCGCCCTCGTCGGCAAGCAGCCGCAGACGCTCACGATCAAGCAGTTGATGGAGCACTATCTCGAGCATCGCAAGGACATCATCACGCGGCGAACCCGGTATCTTCTGCGCAAGGCGCGACAGCGGGCGCACATTCTCGAAGGATTGATCCTCGCGTTGGGGGACATCGACGCCATCATCGAGCTGATCCGGAAATCACCGAACCCGGACGCGGCGAAGACGCGATTAATGGAACGAAAACTGCGGCTGGCGGAATCTTCAGCACTCACCAAGCTGCTTCCAGAGACGTTTGCGCGGCGGGCGGCGACCAGCGATCAGTTCCTGACCGGCGTGCAGGCCGCGGCCATCCTGGCGATGCAATTACAGCGTCTGACAGGGTTGGAGGTCGAGAAACTCGCGGGCGAATACACCAAGATCGTCGAGGAAATCGAGGGTTACCAGGCGATGTTGCGCGATCCAGCCCTGGTGTTGGACGTCATCCGCGAAGACCTGCACGAAATGAAGGCGAAGTACGCCGACCAGCGGCGGACGGAGATCACGGCGGCGGTCGGCGAATTCCGCATGGAAGAGCTGATCGAAGATCTGCCCATGATCGTGACGATCTCGCACGAGGGCTATATCAAGCGCGTGCCGGTGGACACCTATCGCAGCCAGGGGCGGGGCGGTCGGGGTATCCGGGGGAGCGATACGAAGGAGGGGGACTTCGTCGAGGACCTCTTCGTCGCAAGCACGCATAATTATCTGCTTTTCTTCACGAATCGCGGCCGTATCTACTGGCTCAAGGTCTATGACATCCCGGAGATGGCGCGCACGGCGCGGGGCCGGTCGATCGCAAACCTGCTTAAGCTGCAGGATAATGAACGGCACACCGCGGTTCTGCCGGTCTCGCAGTTCGAGGAGAAATTCATCTTTTTCGCGACCGCCAAGGGGACGGTAAAGCGGACGGCCCTGGGGGCGTTTTCCAACCCACGGCCCAGCGGCATTATCGCGATCAGTCTCGACCCGGATGACACATTGATCGGGGCCGCCCTCTCCAGCGACGAGGACGAGATCGTGCTCGGCACGCGGCAGGGCATGGCGATTCGCTACCAACAGACGGACGTCCGGGCGATGGGGCGGGCGGCGGGCGGCGTGCGGGGAATTTCGCTGCACCGTGACGACGTGGTCGTTGATCTGGTTGTGATTCGGCCGGGCATGAGCTTGCTGACGGTCTGCGAAAACGGCTACGGCAAACGGACGGACATCGAGGAGTACCGACTTCAAAAGCGAGGCGGCAGCGGCGTCATCAATATCAAAGCCACGGAGCGCAACGGCCTGGTTGTTGCGCTGCGGAGCGTCACCGACGCCGACGAGCTGATGCTGATCACGGCGAAGGGCATCATGCTGCGTACGGCTGTTTCGGAGACTCGAGAGATCGGTCGCGCCACACAAGGCGTGCGGCTCATCCGGCTTGATGAAGGTGACAAGGTCGTGTCGGTGGCCCGAGTGGCGAAGGATGAAGCCGATGAGGCGGAAACTCCGCCGGCCGGGTCGGGCGGCGTCGCACTCGAAGGGCCGGCGGGAGACAGCGACGGCGGCCCGGCGGCGCCGGATGGAACTGAGTCCGCTGAATAG
- a CDS encoding double zinc ribbon domain-containing protein has product MFAQSWSQRVGRGLVDLLFPPACAACGGGIRREEGELCAPCALDLQRCLGGDYCQTCGEDRGAHLLLDGRCTPCRLGKPALRFDHFVRVGQYEGVLKSLVLHFKTRFTLDRLLGEHLADAIQGRIDPTIVDVWVPVPAHWRRRLSMGFQPTAVLAAAAARRWSGKVVPALVAAKYVRALHRRPGMTAAERAEAVRGVFRAARWANIKGKRVGLIDDVTNTGATLREAKRALKIAGASPVVAAVLARVSRQPVAIAGVDPPGH; this is encoded by the coding sequence ATGTTCGCGCAGTCATGGTCTCAACGTGTCGGCCGGGGGCTGGTGGACCTGTTGTTCCCGCCGGCCTGCGCGGCCTGCGGGGGCGGCATTCGGAGAGAAGAGGGCGAACTGTGCGCGCCCTGCGCTTTGGACCTGCAGCGTTGCCTCGGCGGCGACTATTGCCAAACGTGCGGCGAAGATCGAGGTGCGCATCTCCTGCTCGACGGACGGTGTACGCCATGCCGGCTGGGAAAGCCCGCCCTTCGATTCGATCATTTCGTTCGCGTCGGTCAATACGAAGGAGTGTTGAAGTCGTTGGTACTCCACTTCAAGACTCGATTCACGCTGGATCGACTGTTGGGGGAGCATCTGGCGGATGCGATTCAAGGCCGTATCGATCCGACGATCGTGGATGTATGGGTTCCCGTCCCCGCGCATTGGCGGCGACGATTGTCCATGGGATTTCAGCCGACGGCCGTTTTGGCGGCGGCGGCGGCGCGACGCTGGTCGGGAAAAGTAGTACCCGCACTGGTCGCTGCGAAATATGTCCGGGCCCTGCACCGTCGCCCGGGCATGACAGCCGCCGAACGGGCCGAGGCCGTGCGGGGCGTTTTTCGCGCAGCGCGATGGGCGAACATAAAAGGGAAACGGGTCGGCCTTATTGACGACGTGACTAACACCGGAGCGACGCTTCGGGAGGCCAAGCGCGCACTCAAAATCGCGGGCGCGTCTCCGGTCGTGGCCGCCGTCCTGGCTAGAGTATCGCGGCAACCGGTCGCCATTGCGGGGGTTGACCCGCCGGGACATTGA
- the raiA gene encoding ribosome-associated translation inhibitor RaiA, whose protein sequence is MRITVSGRHTEIPERLKTYADEKSSKLERFYDRVQTVEVVFDQEANHYSCEIIVKADHHMTFIAKEQHADAFAALDATVRDLERQLSRHKERFRNRKHPDGPPAKNLLAGSAETGVTEEDEE, encoded by the coding sequence ATGCGGATTACCGTCAGCGGACGCCACACCGAAATCCCCGAACGCCTGAAGACGTATGCAGACGAAAAATCCTCGAAGCTCGAACGATTCTACGATCGTGTCCAGACGGTAGAAGTCGTTTTTGATCAGGAGGCGAATCACTATTCCTGCGAGATCATCGTCAAAGCGGACCATCACATGACTTTTATCGCGAAAGAACAGCACGCGGATGCATTCGCGGCGCTGGATGCAACGGTGCGGGACCTCGAGCGGCAGTTGTCGCGCCACAAGGAACGATTTCGAAATCGTAAGCATCCCGACGGACCTCCCGCCAAGAACCTGCTCGCCGGGTCGGCGGAGACCGGGGTGACGGAAGAGGATGAAGAATAA
- a CDS encoding PTS sugar transporter subunit IIA, whose amino-acid sequence MKLTDFVIRKAIVPSLSASDRNGVIREMVQALAAGGALPKDDAETIAKAVIQRENQGSTGFGKGVAVPHVKHDSVPRIMAAVGRSVAGIDFAALDRAPVYTVVVLLSPPNNPDEHLQAMENIFRHLQRDNFRRFLRQAETSDAVWDLIEEADQLPTG is encoded by the coding sequence ATGAAGCTGACGGATTTTGTCATTCGTAAGGCGATCGTGCCGAGCCTGTCCGCGTCGGATCGCAACGGTGTCATTCGCGAAATGGTCCAGGCCTTGGCCGCGGGTGGTGCGCTGCCGAAGGACGACGCCGAAACCATCGCGAAGGCCGTGATCCAGCGCGAAAACCAGGGGAGCACGGGTTTCGGAAAGGGCGTCGCGGTACCCCATGTGAAACACGATAGCGTGCCCCGAATCATGGCGGCCGTTGGACGAAGTGTCGCCGGCATCGATTTCGCCGCGCTGGATCGCGCACCGGTATACACCGTCGTCGTCCTGCTGTCGCCGCCGAACAACCCCGACGAACATCTACAGGCGATGGAAAATATCTTTCGGCATTTACAGCGGGATAATTTCCGTCGTTTTCTGCGACAGGCCGAGACATCGGACGCGGTTTGGGACCTCATCGAGGAGGCGGACCAGCTTCCCACCGGCTGA
- a CDS encoding HPr family phosphocarrier protein: protein MQDDNHRQVEVEVTISNVQGLHARPVMRFVDLAGQYTSRIKVCKGNHCVDAKSPMEMMLLEGTPGTVLKLVAEGADAAQAVEALAGLVNSKFGED from the coding sequence ATGCAAGACGACAACCATCGACAGGTCGAAGTCGAGGTGACCATCTCGAATGTGCAGGGCCTGCACGCGCGCCCGGTCATGCGGTTTGTCGATCTCGCAGGGCAATATACGAGCCGGATCAAGGTCTGCAAGGGCAATCATTGCGTCGACGCCAAGAGTCCCATGGAGATGATGCTCCTGGAGGGAACTCCGGGTACCGTCCTGAAGCTGGTGGCCGAGGGGGCGGACGCGGCACAAGCCGTCGAGGCGTTGGCCGGCCTGGTGAACAGCAAATTTGGCGAAGATTAG
- the ptsP gene encoding phosphoenolpyruvate--protein phosphotransferase translates to MPLKRGIGVSAGVVVGSAVVLDTEEARVPRRTVPVDEAPHELALLERAFEAAQTELAREREELSRRAGADMGDILGFHQRWLADPKPRKEIAALVESKSYSSAYAISLFMRRYRRRFQEMGSPYLQERAKDVVDIERRLLHHVGGETRQELADAEEPVIIVAHDLTPSQLVMLEKTRKLLGFATDAGGATSHTAILAAGLGIPAVIGLEDITANVSGGDTLVIDGLHGVVVINPDESQQAEYTSQVAHLKEVRATLDELRELGAETRDGHKIELHGNIEFPSEIAGCLAKGATGIGLFRTEFLFMQEDCSPTEEEQFETYRAAAEALDGRPLVIRTMDLGGDKCQPGWEPERNPFLGLRSIRYSLQHLTMFRPQLRAIVRASAFGDVRVMFPLISRLMELRQAKFVLNLVIEELEEGGYEFRSPIPVGVMVETPAAAICARELAVEADFMSIGTNDLVQYTLAVDRANERVAQLYTPADPSVLRLVRGVVRDGCRAGTPVSLCGEMAGDPIFTILLIGLGLRTLSMAANNVPVIKKIIRSITMADAERVKRRVLSFETEREVLNYLRDETRKVWGDI, encoded by the coding sequence ATGCCGTTGAAGCGTGGAATCGGCGTCTCCGCGGGCGTCGTCGTGGGTAGTGCGGTGGTCCTCGACACGGAGGAGGCCCGCGTTCCGCGACGAACCGTTCCGGTCGACGAAGCGCCGCACGAGCTCGCTCTTTTAGAGCGGGCGTTCGAAGCAGCGCAGACGGAGTTGGCGCGAGAGCGCGAGGAACTATCGCGTCGGGCCGGCGCGGATATGGGGGACATTCTGGGGTTTCATCAGCGCTGGCTGGCCGACCCCAAGCCACGGAAGGAAATCGCGGCGCTGGTCGAAAGCAAATCATACAGCTCGGCGTACGCCATCAGCCTCTTCATGCGGAGGTATCGCCGCCGGTTTCAGGAGATGGGCAGCCCGTACTTGCAGGAGCGGGCCAAGGATGTGGTGGATATTGAGCGCCGGCTCTTGCACCACGTCGGGGGAGAAACGCGTCAGGAACTGGCCGATGCCGAAGAGCCGGTCATCATCGTCGCGCACGATCTAACGCCGTCGCAACTGGTGATGCTGGAAAAGACGCGCAAGTTGCTCGGCTTCGCGACGGACGCGGGCGGGGCCACATCACACACCGCGATTTTGGCGGCGGGCCTGGGCATCCCGGCGGTGATCGGGCTGGAGGACATCACGGCAAACGTCTCCGGCGGAGATACGCTGGTGATCGACGGCCTGCACGGCGTGGTGGTCATCAATCCCGACGAGAGCCAGCAGGCCGAATACACTTCGCAGGTGGCGCATCTCAAGGAGGTGCGCGCGACGCTGGATGAGCTGCGCGAACTCGGTGCGGAGACGCGCGACGGTCACAAGATCGAGTTACACGGCAATATCGAATTTCCGTCGGAGATCGCCGGCTGCCTGGCAAAGGGGGCCACGGGCATTGGTCTGTTTCGGACGGAGTTTCTGTTCATGCAGGAGGACTGCTCGCCGACGGAAGAGGAACAATTTGAGACCTATCGCGCGGCGGCAGAAGCGCTCGACGGCCGGCCGTTAGTCATCCGCACGATGGATCTGGGCGGGGATAAGTGTCAGCCCGGATGGGAACCGGAAAGGAATCCGTTCCTGGGGCTGCGCTCCATTCGTTACAGCCTGCAACACCTCACAATGTTTCGCCCCCAATTGCGGGCGATCGTGCGGGCGAGCGCGTTCGGGGACGTGCGCGTGATGTTTCCGCTGATTTCCCGATTGATGGAGCTTCGACAGGCGAAGTTCGTGCTCAATCTGGTCATCGAGGAGTTGGAGGAGGGGGGATACGAGTTTCGCTCGCCGATTCCCGTGGGAGTCATGGTGGAGACGCCCGCGGCGGCGATCTGCGCCCGCGAACTGGCGGTCGAGGCGGATTTCATGAGCATCGGGACGAACGATCTCGTGCAGTACACGCTGGCGGTGGATAGGGCCAACGAGCGCGTTGCACAGCTTTACACCCCGGCTGATCCCTCGGTTCTGCGGCTTGTTCGCGGCGTCGTTCGGGACGGGTGCCGGGCCGGAACCCCGGTCAGTTTGTGCGGGGAAATGGCGGGAGACCCGATCTTTACTATCTTATTGATAGGACTAGGGTTACGGACGCTGTCAATGGCGGCAAATAACGTCCCGGTCATCAAGAAGATTATCCGCAGCATCACGATGGCCGATGCAGAACGGGTCAAGCGGCGGGTTCTCTCTTTCGAGACGGAGCGGGAGGTGCTAAACTACCTTCGCGACGAGACCCGCAAGGTGTGGGGGGATATCTGA
- a CDS encoding TIGR03936 family radical SAM-associated protein → MERNRAPPQLARWSGGTDLFSMRVRCTHRGIGQNEIEGSLTGLRIRLAIRYAVDGDLRFISHHDTLRLFERALARASLPVHYSQGFNPRPRMSIVLPRPVGVASRDELLVVELDSEMNSEEALSRLSQHMPVGLMLLTADFMDTTKRWTPERATYSLSLEREQRDSVAQIASTLLAAESLPVERTIPKSTSRRSVDIRPYLVEVTPTPEGVQWTQTISQSGTARVGEVLEVLGLPSREYLHRVRRERVEYAS, encoded by the coding sequence ATGGAAAGGAACCGTGCGCCGCCGCAGCTTGCCCGATGGTCGGGCGGCACAGATTTGTTCTCGATGCGGGTGCGGTGTACGCACCGGGGCATCGGGCAAAATGAAATAGAGGGATCGCTAACGGGCTTGCGCATTCGTTTGGCGATTCGGTACGCTGTTGACGGCGACCTTCGGTTCATCTCTCACCACGACACCCTGCGGCTTTTCGAGCGGGCCTTGGCACGAGCGAGTTTGCCCGTGCACTATTCGCAGGGATTCAATCCTCGCCCGCGGATGTCGATCGTGCTGCCCCGCCCGGTGGGCGTCGCCTCGCGCGACGAACTCCTCGTGGTGGAACTGGACAGCGAGATGAATTCCGAGGAAGCGTTGTCGCGGCTCTCGCAGCACATGCCGGTCGGTTTGATGCTCTTAACGGCAGACTTTATGGATACGACGAAGCGATGGACGCCCGAACGGGCGACCTATTCGCTTTCGCTCGAACGCGAGCAACGCGACAGCGTGGCGCAAATAGCGTCCACGCTTCTCGCGGCGGAAAGTCTCCCCGTTGAACGCACCATTCCGAAGAGCACCTCACGGCGGTCGGTGGATATCCGGCCGTATCTCGTCGAGGTGACGCCGACGCCGGAAGGCGTCCAATGGACGCAGACGATCTCGCAAAGCGGGACGGCGCGCGTCGGCGAAGTGCTCGAGGTGCTGGGCCTGCCGAGTCGCGAATATCTGCACCGCGTCCGCCGCGAGCGCGTCGAATACGCGTCGTAA
- a CDS encoding Rne/Rng family ribonuclease: MKNLKKRSRSKKPKVATGRSTRGEGAQPDPLELSEAIATAKIVRPSAKRPIVSSIGNEVDFSAGILEADERPSSGGAAFIGAASSEAPHDMLPTALARWPSDSAESLDSDSEAHGVEADGDRPREATAREAAAFEQRADAAELRDQAERRGPPDGEKGAEERPSGRRRSRRRGGRGRGRGRATEGEAGGEASPAISESSSEQPVVAREIAAPTQGISVEGETTLVDEDLEEVEEAPRRGRRRAKPEAADAEETPPAAAERREMLINVSDPDEVRIALLRAGRLDELYIERTTSVSNVGNIYKGRITNVEPSIQAAFVDFGKPAHGFLHISDLHPRYFPESKGEPELVGRKTPRRHRPPIQNCLRRGQEVIVQVIKEGVGTKGPTLSSYISLPGRFLVMMPGMDELGVSRKIEDEEQRRDLREILGQLSLPKDMGFIARTAAIDRQKRDLQRDLNYLARLWENVEERIKNEPAPAELYKESDLVIRTIRDVFDSSLHKIIVDNAPVASRVKEFLAIASPRGQDVVTLYEDPEPIFHRYGIESEIDKLHSKHVALPCGGSLVIESTEALVAIDVNSGRFRVHDNPEETAYRVNLEAADEIARQLRLRDLGGLIICDFIDMMQEKHRRSIEYRLADALEKHKERAKVLKISRFGILEMTRQRQRPSFAKSMFQDCPRCNGSGRIKATESVGLDVMREIRMAGQREGVASIDVRVTTSVANDLLNRKRHQITDLERATGQSIRIQGDPLLGMDEVHISCIDRRGREVPLGAARPVTPVGGGGPREVGRPAGGGGSTTGRRGGRRRGRGRGRGGSR, encoded by the coding sequence GTGAAGAATCTCAAGAAGCGTTCGCGCTCCAAGAAGCCCAAGGTGGCGACCGGGCGAAGTACGCGCGGCGAGGGCGCCCAGCCCGACCCGCTGGAGCTCAGCGAGGCCATTGCAACAGCCAAGATCGTTCGGCCGTCCGCGAAGCGACCGATCGTGAGCAGTATCGGGAACGAAGTCGATTTCAGTGCGGGTATTCTCGAAGCCGACGAACGGCCGTCTTCCGGCGGCGCCGCTTTCATTGGGGCAGCGTCTTCCGAGGCGCCGCACGACATGTTGCCGACGGCACTCGCGCGCTGGCCGTCCGATTCGGCGGAATCGCTGGACTCGGACTCTGAGGCGCACGGCGTGGAGGCGGACGGGGATCGTCCTCGCGAGGCGACGGCGCGGGAGGCGGCGGCGTTCGAACAACGCGCCGACGCCGCTGAATTGCGCGACCAAGCCGAGCGACGCGGTCCACCCGATGGCGAAAAAGGCGCGGAAGAACGCCCGAGCGGCCGACGGCGTTCCCGGCGGCGCGGGGGCCGGGGGCGGGGCAGAGGGCGCGCCACGGAAGGAGAAGCGGGCGGCGAAGCATCTCCCGCGATCTCAGAATCATCATCGGAACAACCAGTTGTCGCCCGGGAAATAGCGGCGCCGACCCAGGGCATCTCGGTCGAAGGCGAGACCACACTGGTCGATGAAGACCTCGAAGAAGTGGAGGAGGCGCCGCGCCGCGGAAGGCGACGGGCCAAACCAGAAGCGGCCGATGCGGAAGAAACGCCGCCGGCGGCCGCCGAGCGCCGGGAGATGCTGATCAACGTTTCTGATCCGGATGAGGTGCGGATCGCGCTGCTTCGCGCGGGTCGCCTGGACGAACTATACATCGAGCGGACCACGTCCGTGTCGAATGTCGGCAATATCTACAAAGGCCGGATTACCAACGTCGAGCCTTCGATCCAGGCCGCTTTTGTTGATTTCGGCAAGCCGGCGCACGGTTTTCTGCACATCAGCGATCTGCACCCCCGGTACTTTCCCGAGAGCAAGGGCGAGCCGGAACTGGTCGGTCGCAAGACGCCGCGGCGGCATCGGCCGCCGATCCAGAACTGCCTGCGCCGCGGGCAGGAGGTGATCGTGCAGGTGATCAAGGAAGGCGTGGGCACCAAGGGCCCAACGCTGTCCAGCTATATCTCATTGCCGGGACGGTTTCTAGTGATGATGCCGGGGATGGACGAGCTGGGCGTGTCGCGAAAGATCGAAGACGAGGAGCAGCGCCGCGATCTCCGCGAAATCCTCGGGCAGCTCTCACTGCCCAAGGATATGGGTTTCATCGCGCGGACCGCGGCCATCGATCGCCAGAAGCGCGATCTGCAGCGCGATCTGAATTACCTTGCGCGGCTCTGGGAAAATGTGGAGGAGCGGATCAAGAACGAGCCCGCCCCTGCGGAGCTGTACAAGGAGTCGGACCTGGTCATCCGGACGATCCGTGATGTGTTCGATTCGAGCCTGCACAAGATCATCGTGGACAACGCGCCGGTCGCGTCCCGCGTGAAGGAATTTCTGGCGATCGCGAGCCCGCGAGGGCAGGACGTCGTCACGCTCTACGAGGACCCCGAGCCGATTTTTCATCGTTACGGCATCGAGAGCGAGATCGACAAGCTGCACTCCAAGCACGTAGCGCTGCCGTGCGGCGGTTCGCTGGTCATCGAGTCGACCGAGGCCCTCGTAGCCATCGACGTGAACTCCGGGCGATTCCGGGTCCACGACAATCCGGAGGAGACGGCGTACCGCGTGAACCTGGAGGCCGCCGACGAGATTGCCCGCCAGCTTCGGCTTCGCGATCTCGGCGGGCTGATCATCTGCGATTTCATTGACATGATGCAGGAAAAGCACCGCCGCTCGATCGAGTATCGTCTGGCGGACGCCTTGGAGAAGCATAAGGAGCGGGCCAAGGTACTGAAGATCTCGCGGTTCGGCATCCTGGAGATGACCCGGCAGCGTCAGCGGCCCTCGTTCGCCAAAAGCATGTTTCAGGATTGCCCGCGCTGCAACGGCAGCGGCCGGATCAAGGCGACGGAGTCCGTCGGGCTGGACGTCATGCGCGAGATTCGGATGGCCGGGCAGCGCGAGGGCGTGGCGAGCATCGATGTTCGCGTGACCACGAGCGTGGCCAATGACCTGCTGAATCGCAAGCGGCATCAGATCACGGATCTGGAGCGGGCGACCGGACAGTCGATTCGCATACAGGGCGATCCGCTGCTCGGGATGGATGAGGTGCATATCTCGTGCATCGATCGCCGCGGACGCGAAGTCCCATTGGGAGCGGCGCGACCAGTCACGCCGGTCGGGGGAGGGGGCCCTCGGGAAGTCGGGCGGCCTGCCGGAGGCGGGGGTAGCACGACCGGTCGTCGCGGGGGCCGACGGCGCGGGCGGGGGCGGGGACGCGGGGGGAGCCGATAG